In one window of Mobiluncus massiliensis DNA:
- a CDS encoding ABC transporter ATP-binding protein translates to MLLELCEVTKKFSRRGREFNAVDSVSLSIDAGQFVVISGKSGNGKTTLLNLMMGLLRPSSGTVLVAGEDLSRLSDRELSQLRRFRLGMITQQQTLVSSLNVLENVVLPATLPAQGRSSGQSSPAAVESLPVNRALNLLEKLDITDLTHAWPAELSGGEMRRVAIARALMTRPEILLADEPTGDLDDDSTAAVLGLFRELAQGSSAVVMVTHDAAAYEYCNRRFDMLNGSLEELR, encoded by the coding sequence ATGTTGTTGGAACTGTGCGAAGTAACCAAGAAGTTTTCGCGGCGGGGACGCGAGTTCAACGCGGTAGACAGCGTGAGCTTGAGTATTGATGCCGGCCAATTTGTGGTCATTTCAGGCAAATCGGGTAACGGAAAGACGACCCTGCTGAACCTGATGATGGGCCTACTGCGTCCCAGCTCAGGAACGGTTCTGGTGGCAGGAGAGGATTTGTCCCGTCTTTCGGATCGGGAACTGTCCCAGCTGCGCCGGTTTCGTCTGGGCATGATTACGCAGCAGCAAACCCTGGTTAGTTCCCTCAACGTGTTGGAAAACGTGGTGCTGCCTGCGACTTTGCCGGCACAAGGGCGTTCTTCGGGGCAATCGTCCCCGGCGGCGGTGGAGTCTTTGCCCGTCAATCGCGCGCTGAATTTGCTGGAAAAGCTCGACATCACGGACCTAACACATGCCTGGCCCGCGGAACTGTCCGGGGGAGAAATGCGCCGAGTCGCCATCGCCCGCGCTCTTATGACCCGACCGGAGATTTTGTTGGCCGATGAACCGACCGGAGACTTGGACGATGACTCCACCGCGGCGGTACTGGGGCTATTCCGCGAGCTCGCACAAGGGAGTAGCGCGGTCGTCATGGTCACGCACGACGCGGCCGCTTATGAATACTGCAACCGCAGATTCGACATGCTGAACGGCAGCTTGGAAGAGCTGCGGTAA